Proteins from a genomic interval of Desulfovibrio piger:
- a CDS encoding bifunctional nucleoside/nucleotide kinase/histidine phosphatase family protein yields the protein MHKLYLVMVGLPARGKSRLARRICGGLAADGFRSAIFNNGDVRRELLGAESTLPEFYSPDNAEGRRIREEICRQNLIRAKEWLNREGDVAILDATNVSRARRAFIERTLTDHPVLFLECVNEDPVLLNACIRNKTRLPEYAGYTEDEALASFVGRIGYYEAIYEPVGKEQYWLCVDTMSSRILAEQPCEGSPYYPAIREIVVSWWVQSLYLARHGQTEYNVQGRIGGDPPLTAKGRMQAEALALHLRDQKLDWVFTSTRMRSHETAAPLLRGRHETRVMAFKEFDEIWAGDCEGMCYSEIRETMPEITAGRNADKYHYAYPHGESYAMLRERVRRGLQRALFLAGELPVMLMGHQAINRVILSLFLRQREEDIPYINVPQNQYYHISLTPRRKLIERISY from the coding sequence ATGCACAAGCTCTATCTCGTCATGGTGGGCCTGCCCGCACGCGGCAAGTCCCGTCTGGCCCGGCGCATCTGCGGCGGCCTGGCGGCTGACGGCTTCCGTTCAGCCATCTTCAACAACGGCGACGTCCGCCGCGAACTGCTGGGGGCGGAATCCACCCTGCCGGAGTTCTATTCCCCGGACAATGCCGAAGGTCGCAGGATCCGCGAGGAGATCTGCCGGCAAAACCTGATCCGGGCCAAAGAATGGCTGAACCGGGAAGGTGACGTAGCCATCCTGGATGCCACCAACGTCAGTCGCGCACGGCGGGCCTTTATCGAAAGGACCCTCACGGATCATCCCGTGCTCTTTCTGGAATGCGTCAATGAAGACCCCGTGCTGCTCAATGCCTGCATCCGCAACAAGACCCGCTTGCCGGAATACGCGGGCTATACCGAGGACGAGGCCCTGGCGAGCTTTGTGGGCCGCATCGGCTATTACGAAGCCATCTACGAGCCTGTGGGCAAGGAACAGTACTGGCTGTGCGTGGACACCATGTCCAGCCGCATCCTGGCGGAACAGCCCTGCGAAGGCTCCCCCTACTATCCCGCCATCCGCGAGATCGTGGTCAGCTGGTGGGTGCAGAGCCTGTACCTGGCGCGGCATGGTCAGACGGAATACAACGTGCAGGGCCGTATCGGCGGCGATCCGCCCCTGACGGCCAAAGGCCGGATGCAGGCCGAGGCCCTGGCCCTGCACCTGCGCGACCAGAAACTGGACTGGGTGTTCACCTCCACGCGCATGCGCTCGCACGAAACCGCGGCGCCCCTGCTGCGCGGACGGCACGAGACCCGCGTGATGGCCTTCAAGGAATTCGACGAGATCTGGGCCGGGGATTGCGAAGGCATGTGCTACAGCGAGATCCGTGAGACCATGCCCGAGATCACGGCTGGCCGTAACGCAGACAAATACCACTACGCCTATCCGCACGGCGAAAGCTACGCCATGCTCCGTGAGCGTGTGCGGCGCGGCCTGCAGCGGGCCCTATTCCTGGCCGGTGAACTGCCCGTGATGCTGATGGGCCACCAGGCCATCAACCGGGTCATCCTCTCCCTGTTCCTGCGCCAGCGCGAGGAGGACATCCCCTACATCAACGTGCCGCAGAACCAGTACTACCACATCTCGCTCACGCCCCGCCGCAAGCTCATCGAACGCATCAGCTACTAG
- the tyrS gene encoding tyrosine--tRNA ligase, translated as MMDIDRQMAVIKRGVAELIDEKELRKKLERGTPLRVKVGFDPTAPDLHLGHTVVMHKMRHFQELGHQIIFLIGDFTGRIGDPTGRSETRPPLTEEQVIANAETYKKQVFKILDPEKTIVEFNSHWLGKMDASDFIRLASSYTVARMMERDDFEKRFREQRPISIHEFIYPLCQGYDSVALKADVEMGGTDQKFNLLVGRNLQAHYGMESQCILTMPLLEGLDGVRKMSKSYGNYIGIDEAPSEIFGKVMAISDELMWRYYELLSFKSLEEIATLKEDVAQGRVHPKAAKEMLAHEMVSRYHSEKDADEARQGFNAVFASGGVPDDAPCHTCAQGDDSTPPAFLEAAGLVKSRGEAKRLIKEGALSVDGQRCDDAMSPLAAGEYVIKLGKKRFLRLTVTA; from the coding sequence ATGATGGATATTGATCGCCAAATGGCCGTGATCAAACGCGGCGTGGCGGAACTGATTGACGAGAAGGAACTGCGCAAGAAACTGGAACGCGGCACGCCCCTGCGCGTGAAGGTGGGCTTTGACCCCACCGCTCCCGACCTGCATCTGGGCCACACCGTGGTCATGCACAAGATGCGCCACTTTCAGGAACTGGGCCACCAGATCATCTTCCTGATCGGTGACTTCACCGGCCGCATCGGCGACCCCACCGGCCGCTCCGAGACCCGTCCCCCCCTGACCGAGGAACAGGTCATCGCCAATGCCGAGACCTACAAGAAGCAGGTCTTCAAGATCCTCGACCCCGAAAAGACCATCGTGGAATTCAACTCCCACTGGCTGGGCAAGATGGACGCCTCGGACTTCATCCGTCTGGCCTCCAGCTATACCGTGGCCCGCATGATGGAACGCGACGACTTTGAAAAGCGCTTCCGCGAGCAGCGCCCCATCTCCATCCACGAATTCATCTACCCCCTCTGCCAGGGCTATGACTCCGTGGCCCTCAAGGCCGATGTGGAAATGGGCGGCACCGACCAGAAGTTCAACCTGCTGGTGGGCCGCAACCTCCAGGCCCACTACGGCATGGAAAGCCAGTGCATCCTGACCATGCCCCTGCTGGAAGGCCTGGACGGCGTGCGCAAGATGTCCAAGTCCTACGGCAACTACATCGGCATCGACGAAGCTCCCTCCGAGATCTTCGGCAAGGTCATGGCCATCTCCGACGAGCTCATGTGGCGCTACTACGAGCTGCTGTCCTTCAAGTCTCTGGAAGAGATCGCCACCCTCAAGGAAGACGTGGCCCAGGGCCGCGTGCATCCCAAGGCCGCCAAGGAAATGCTGGCCCACGAAATGGTCAGCCGCTACCACAGCGAAAAGGACGCCGACGAGGCCCGCCAGGGCTTCAATGCCGTCTTTGCCAGCGGCGGCGTGCCGGACGACGCCCCCTGCCACACCTGCGCCCAGGGCGACGACAGCACCCCGCCCGCCTTCCTGGAAGCCGCCGGTCTGGTCAAGAGCCGCGGCGAAGCCAAGCGCCTCATCAAGGAAGGCGCCCTGTCCGTGGACGGCCAGCGCTGCGACGACGCCATGTCGCCCCTGGCTGCCGGTGAATACGTCATCAAGCTGGGCAAGAAGCGCTTCCTGCGCCTGACCGTCACGGCCTAG
- a CDS encoding sulfite exporter TauE/SafE family protein → MSFGRSLYQFLLSSSQAYAKWDLEVSTSIIKNRKKMLFLLALAAPILLVCGAEAYEAHEMLGGKSAYAPAFYTTTIFLASIAVGLAAGLITGCIGAGGGFIITPALMAAGVKGILAVGTDLFHIFAKAIMGTTVHKKLGNVSVKLAIAFLVGSGAGTFVGGAINKGLYNADPLLSEMFISTIYAVLLGFLGFYALFDFLKATRGTQADSGDAHGGTAGMTSLSVKLQSLNVPPMITFDEDLVPGGRRISGWIVAAGGVVVGMLAAIMGVGGGFVTFPMFVYIFGVSSMTTVGTDILQIIFTAGLASVGQYAIYGYVFYTLAVGMLLGSLLGIQVGALTTKVVKGVHIRGFYAVSIISGFINRAATLPKKLVEMEYLDWSMSVVNIIEEVGNVIFWVVVAFFGLWVFSKFFLNLGKLRGEA, encoded by the coding sequence ATGAGTTTTGGCAGATCACTGTATCAATTTCTGTTAAGCAGCTCGCAGGCCTACGCCAAATGGGACCTGGAAGTCTCCACGTCCATCATCAAGAACCGCAAAAAGATGCTGTTCCTGCTGGCCCTGGCCGCGCCCATCCTGCTCGTGTGCGGTGCCGAAGCCTATGAAGCCCACGAAATGCTGGGCGGCAAAAGCGCGTATGCGCCGGCCTTCTACACCACCACCATTTTCCTGGCCTCCATCGCCGTCGGTCTGGCGGCCGGCCTCATCACCGGCTGCATCGGCGCCGGTGGCGGCTTCATCATCACCCCGGCCCTGATGGCCGCGGGCGTCAAGGGCATCCTGGCCGTCGGTACGGACCTGTTCCACATCTTCGCCAAGGCCATCATGGGCACCACCGTCCACAAAAAGCTCGGTAACGTGTCCGTCAAACTGGCCATCGCGTTTCTGGTAGGCTCCGGTGCCGGTACCTTCGTGGGCGGTGCCATCAACAAGGGCCTGTACAATGCCGACCCGCTGCTGTCCGAAATGTTCATCAGCACCATCTACGCCGTGCTGCTGGGCTTCCTGGGCTTCTACGCTCTGTTCGACTTCCTGAAAGCCACCCGCGGCACCCAGGCCGACAGCGGCGACGCTCACGGCGGCACCGCCGGCATGACCAGCCTTTCCGTCAAGCTGCAGAGCCTGAACGTGCCCCCCATGATCACCTTTGACGAAGACCTGGTGCCTGGTGGCCGTCGCATCTCCGGCTGGATCGTTGCCGCCGGTGGCGTGGTCGTGGGCATGCTGGCCGCCATCATGGGTGTGGGCGGCGGTTTCGTGACCTTCCCCATGTTCGTGTACATCTTCGGTGTGTCCTCCATGACCACCGTGGGTACCGACATCCTGCAGATCATCTTCACCGCCGGTCTGGCTTCCGTGGGCCAGTACGCCATTTACGGTTACGTGTTCTACACCCTGGCCGTGGGCATGCTGCTGGGTTCCCTGCTGGGCATCCAGGTGGGCGCTCTGACCACCAAGGTCGTCAAGGGCGTGCACATCCGCGGTTTCTACGCCGTGTCCATCATCTCCGGTTTCATCAACCGCGCCGCCACCCTGCCCAAGAAGCTGGTCGAAATGGAATACCTCGACTGGTCCATGTCCGTGGTGAATATCATCGAAGAAGTGGGCAACGTGATCTTCTGGGTGGTCGTCGCCTTCTTCGGCCTCTGGGTGTTCAGCAAGTTCTTCCTTAATCTCGGCAAGCTCAGAGGGGAGGCCTAA
- a CDS encoding YkgJ family cysteine cluster protein: protein MEKDASREFMENLPELEPGKTFCFACHPEVPCFNRCCAELTLPLTPYDVLRLRRHMNNMPSEAFLNDFTRMRTFPDTGFPLPLLRMLEGPGEPCPFVTPGGCSVYENRPGACRFYPLGRGTKMGHEGVDERFFLVREPHCHGFDEGKEWTAQTWLASQELDEYNAANDRYMRLMAMVKATEKPLEPRMATMVILCLYQLDKFRELIEKMGIFRRVEITEERQKAVMESDEATLDFALDWLELVIFGQSEGLNKK, encoded by the coding sequence ATGGAAAAAGACGCCAGCCGCGAATTCATGGAAAACCTGCCCGAGCTGGAACCGGGCAAGACCTTCTGCTTTGCCTGCCATCCCGAAGTTCCCTGCTTCAACCGCTGCTGTGCGGAACTGACCCTGCCCCTGACCCCCTATGACGTGCTGCGCCTGCGCCGCCATATGAACAACATGCCCAGCGAGGCCTTCCTCAACGACTTCACCCGCATGCGCACCTTCCCCGACACGGGCTTCCCCCTGCCTCTGCTGCGCATGCTGGAAGGCCCCGGCGAGCCCTGTCCCTTCGTGACGCCCGGCGGCTGTTCCGTGTACGAGAACCGCCCCGGCGCCTGCCGCTTCTACCCCCTGGGCCGCGGCACCAAGATGGGTCACGAGGGCGTGGACGAACGCTTCTTCCTGGTGCGTGAGCCCCACTGCCACGGCTTTGACGAAGGCAAGGAATGGACGGCCCAGACCTGGCTGGCCAGCCAGGAACTGGACGAGTACAATGCCGCCAACGACCGCTACATGCGCCTGATGGCCATGGTCAAGGCCACGGAAAAGCCGCTGGAACCGCGCATGGCCACCATGGTCATCCTTTGCCTCTACCAGCTGGACAAATTCCGCGAACTCATCGAAAAAATGGGCATCTTCCGCCGCGTGGAGATCACCGAAGAGCGCCAGAAGGCCGTCATGGAATCCGACGAAGCCACGCTGGACTTTGCTCTGGACTGGCTGGAACTGGTCATCTTCGGACAGAGCGAAGGTTTGAACAAAAAGTAG
- the hisG gene encoding ATP phosphoribosyltransferase: MSEESQAILKLGVPKGSLEDATINLFERAGWKIRKHTRNYFPDINDPEITASLCRVQEIGGYIAAGILDVGITGLDWLTEGGHEDKVVHVADLVYSKTSNRPCRWVLAVAGDSPYQCPQDLAGKRIATELEGLTRNYFKRVGVDVNVFYSWGATEAKVVEGLADGIVEVTETGTTIRAHGLRIIDEVMCSYPVIIANKEAWADPRKRAKIDQLTLLLQGALRAESLVAIKMNAPASNLDAILEMLPSLNSPTVSPLRDEAWLSVETVVNIDVVRDLIPRLRDAGAEGIIEYALNKVI, encoded by the coding sequence ATGAGCGAAGAATCGCAGGCCATCCTCAAACTGGGCGTGCCCAAGGGCTCGCTGGAAGACGCCACCATCAACCTTTTCGAGCGCGCCGGCTGGAAGATCCGCAAGCATACGCGCAACTATTTCCCGGACATCAATGACCCCGAGATCACGGCCTCGCTGTGCCGCGTGCAGGAGATCGGCGGCTACATCGCCGCGGGCATCCTGGACGTGGGCATCACCGGCCTGGACTGGCTCACGGAAGGCGGTCATGAAGACAAGGTGGTGCACGTGGCGGATCTGGTCTACTCCAAGACGTCCAACCGCCCCTGCCGCTGGGTGCTGGCCGTGGCCGGTGACTCCCCCTACCAGTGCCCGCAGGACCTGGCCGGCAAGCGCATCGCCACCGAGCTGGAAGGCCTGACCCGCAATTACTTCAAGCGCGTGGGCGTGGACGTGAACGTCTTCTATTCCTGGGGCGCTACGGAAGCCAAGGTCGTGGAAGGCCTGGCCGACGGTATCGTGGAAGTGACCGAGACCGGCACCACCATCCGGGCCCACGGCCTGCGCATCATCGACGAAGTGATGTGCTCCTACCCGGTCATCATCGCCAACAAGGAAGCCTGGGCCGACCCGCGCAAGCGCGCCAAGATCGACCAGCTGACCCTGCTCCTACAGGGCGCCCTGCGCGCCGAAAGCCTGGTGGCCATCAAGATGAACGCCCCGGCCTCCAACCTGGACGCCATCCTCGAGATGCTGCCCTCCCTGAACTCGCCCACGGTCTCGCCCCTGCGCGACGAGGCCTGGCTCTCGGTGGAAACCGTGGTCAACATCGACGTGGTGCGCGACCTCATCCCCCGTCTGCGCGACGCCGGGGCCGAAGGCATCATCGAATACGCCCTGAACAAGGTCATCTAG
- the hisI gene encoding phosphoribosyl-AMP cyclohydrolase, which produces MAQLQPDFGPDFSKGLVPAIAQDAATGEVLMLAYMNEEAWKRTLETGEAHYWSRSRKELWHKGGTSGNVQKVLSIRLDCDSDTVLLKIEQIGGAACHTGRRSCFYREWDNGVVRECSPVVFDPRKVYGTK; this is translated from the coding sequence ATGGCGCAACTACAGCCGGATTTCGGTCCCGATTTTTCCAAGGGACTGGTCCCCGCCATCGCGCAGGACGCGGCCACGGGCGAAGTGCTCATGCTGGCCTATATGAATGAAGAAGCCTGGAAACGTACCCTGGAAACCGGCGAGGCCCATTACTGGAGCCGCAGCCGCAAGGAACTCTGGCACAAGGGCGGCACGTCCGGGAACGTACAGAAAGTGCTTTCCATCCGCCTGGACTGCGACAGCGACACCGTACTGCTCAAGATCGAGCAGATCGGCGGCGCGGCCTGCCATACGGGACGGCGTTCCTGCTTCTACCGGGAATGGGACAACGGCGTGGTGCGCGAGTGCTCCCCCGTGGTCTTCGATCCCCGGAAGGTCTACGGCACCAAGTAG
- a CDS encoding DEAD/DEAH box helicase: MSDITDPTCPASAGEAAQEQAAPAAELSTPGASLENFSVAEPENALPRATLETLPETIAAACGRAGWTSLMPVQSLALPYLLEGRDIMVQSRTGSGKTGCYLLPLVPRLDPELHAAQALILVPTRELAVQVEHEARTLFEGTGIRPVAVYGGVGYKKQMDALRDGAQLVVGTPGRVLDHLLRRTLSLDDLDALVFDEADRMLSIGFYPDMKEVQRYLPRRRIHTSMFSATYPPHVLKLAGEFLTEPSMLSLSQKEVHVAEVQHLFCQSRPMDKDRVLVRLLETENPASAIIFCNTKANVHYITGVLQGFGYNADELSADLSQARREAVLDKIRQGSLQYLVATDVAARGIDIPALSHVFLYEPPEDHESYIHRAGRTGRAGAAGTVISLVDIMQRMELERIARHYKIALREIPAPTDEDVAVVAGARVTTLLESRFRKLTGLEKMRVARYAPLVRELASQAEDDENGLLLAMLVDAAYQESLGHVQQLPEGRSESSRRGDGEGRGRKRSSRRRRDRGDKAAEAAAPAAEAVADAAPAADGGDAPAPAEGEGTAKRRRRRRRRKPAAEGQAEA, encoded by the coding sequence ATGTCCGACATCACCGATCCTACCTGCCCCGCCTCCGCCGGAGAGGCCGCGCAGGAACAGGCCGCCCCTGCGGCCGAACTTTCCACCCCCGGCGCTTCCCTTGAGAATTTTTCCGTGGCCGAGCCCGAGAACGCCCTGCCGCGCGCCACGCTGGAGACCCTGCCCGAGACCATCGCCGCCGCCTGCGGCCGTGCGGGCTGGACGTCCCTGATGCCCGTGCAGTCCCTGGCCCTGCCGTACCTGCTGGAAGGCCGCGACATCATGGTGCAGTCCCGTACCGGCAGCGGCAAGACCGGCTGCTACCTGCTGCCCCTGGTGCCGCGTCTGGATCCCGAACTGCACGCCGCCCAGGCCCTGATCCTGGTGCCCACCCGCGAGCTGGCCGTGCAGGTGGAGCACGAGGCGCGCACCCTGTTCGAAGGCACGGGCATCCGTCCCGTGGCCGTCTATGGCGGCGTGGGCTACAAGAAGCAGATGGACGCCCTGCGTGACGGGGCCCAGCTTGTGGTGGGCACGCCCGGCCGCGTGCTGGACCATCTGCTGCGCCGCACCCTTTCGCTGGACGACCTGGACGCCCTGGTCTTCGACGAAGCCGACCGCATGCTGTCCATCGGCTTCTACCCCGACATGAAGGAAGTGCAGCGCTACCTGCCGCGCCGCCGCATCCACACCAGCATGTTCTCGGCCACCTATCCGCCGCACGTGCTCAAGCTGGCCGGGGAATTCCTGACCGAGCCTTCCATGCTCTCCCTCTCGCAGAAGGAAGTGCATGTGGCCGAAGTGCAGCATCTGTTCTGCCAGAGCCGTCCCATGGACAAGGACCGCGTGCTGGTGCGCCTGCTGGAGACCGAGAACCCGGCATCGGCCATCATCTTTTGCAACACCAAGGCCAACGTCCATTATATCACCGGTGTGCTGCAGGGCTTCGGCTACAACGCCGACGAGCTGTCGGCCGACCTTTCCCAGGCCCGTCGCGAGGCCGTACTGGACAAGATCCGCCAGGGCAGCCTGCAGTATCTGGTGGCCACGGACGTGGCCGCGCGCGGTATCGACATCCCGGCCCTGTCCCACGTTTTCCTCTACGAGCCCCCGGAAGACCATGAGAGCTACATCCATCGTGCCGGCCGCACGGGCCGTGCCGGGGCCGCCGGTACGGTCATCTCGCTGGTGGACATCATGCAGCGCATGGAACTGGAGCGCATCGCCCGTCATTACAAGATCGCCCTGCGCGAGATCCCCGCTCCCACGGACGAGGACGTGGCCGTGGTGGCCGGTGCGCGCGTGACCACCCTGCTGGAGAGCCGTTTCCGCAAGCTGACCGGTCTGGAGAAGATGCGCGTGGCCCGTTATGCGCCGCTGGTACGCGAACTGGCCAGCCAGGCCGAGGACGACGAGAACGGTCTGCTGCTGGCCATGCTGGTGGATGCCGCCTATCAGGAGAGCCTGGGCCATGTGCAGCAGCTGCCCGAAGGCCGCAGCGAATCTTCCCGCCGTGGTGACGGCGAGGGCCGGGGCCGCAAGCGTTCCTCCCGTCGTCGCCGTGATCGCGGGGACAAGGCCGCCGAGGCCGCCGCTCCCGCCGCCGAGGCTGTTGCGGACGCCGCGCCCGCGGCGGATGGCGGGGATGCTCCCGCCCCTGCCGAAGGGGAGGGCACGGCCAAGCGCCGCCGTCGTCGCCGTCGTCGCAAGCCTGCGGCTGAAGGTCAGGCAGAAGCATGA
- a CDS encoding bifunctional riboflavin kinase/FAD synthetase, translating into MDTSPSASPRATAVTIGNFDGVHQGHQVLIRRALTYSQQFGLDCVVITFWPHPRVLFGRPHQPLTSRAARMRLLQGLGDLRVLELPFTHELAALSPEEFVRQHLLPLRLKHLVIGHDFTLGRGRSGQPDVLRALGEKYGFDVDQLPPVEVGGHVVSSTCLRELIGKGDVATAASLLGHAYGCEGLVVHGEGRGTGLGFPTANIAIPDTMLPAPGVYATRVVVPHLGKTLQAVTNIGRKPTFGDYGLSIESFLLDTDLNLYGSELRLDFVARLRDEKRFDSADALVAQIRTDVARARDLLTMYF; encoded by the coding sequence ATGGATACTTCCCCTTCCGCGTCTCCCCGCGCCACGGCCGTCACCATCGGCAATTTCGACGGCGTACACCAGGGCCATCAGGTCCTCATCCGCCGAGCGCTGACCTACAGCCAGCAGTTCGGCCTGGATTGCGTGGTCATCACCTTCTGGCCGCATCCGCGCGTGCTTTTCGGCAGGCCGCATCAGCCCCTGACCAGCCGGGCCGCCCGCATGCGCCTGCTGCAGGGCCTGGGCGATCTGCGTGTGCTGGAGCTGCCCTTCACCCACGAGCTGGCCGCGCTGTCGCCCGAGGAGTTCGTCCGGCAGCACCTGCTGCCGCTGCGGCTCAAACATCTGGTCATCGGCCACGACTTCACGCTGGGGCGCGGCCGCAGCGGCCAGCCTGATGTGCTGCGTGCCCTGGGCGAGAAGTACGGCTTTGACGTGGACCAGCTGCCGCCGGTGGAAGTGGGCGGGCATGTGGTCAGCTCCACCTGCCTGCGCGAGCTCATCGGCAAGGGCGACGTGGCCACGGCCGCCAGCCTGCTGGGCCATGCCTACGGCTGCGAGGGCCTGGTGGTGCACGGCGAAGGCCGCGGCACCGGCCTGGGTTTCCCCACGGCCAACATCGCCATCCCGGACACCATGCTGCCCGCGCCGGGCGTCTACGCCACCCGCGTGGTGGTGCCGCACCTGGGCAAGACCCTGCAGGCCGTGACCAACATCGGCCGCAAGCCCACCTTCGGGGATTACGGCCTGAGCATCGAGAGCTTCCTGCTGGATACGGATCTGAACCTCTACGGCAGCGAGCTGCGCCTGGACTTCGTGGCCCGTCTGCGCGACGAGAAGCGTTTCGACTCCGCCGATGCCCTGGTGGCCCAGATCCGCACCGACGTGGCCCGGGCCCGCGATTTGCTGACCATGTATTTTTAG